Proteins encoded within one genomic window of Platichthys flesus chromosome 17, fPlaFle2.1, whole genome shotgun sequence:
- the cbx3a gene encoding chromobox protein homolog 3a isoform X3: MGKKQTMKGKKDSQDPQEEPEEFVVEKVLDQRLVNGKVEFFLKWKGFTDADNTWEPEENLDCPELISGFLEAQKNITEKPAPVKRKASTDEPAETEAKKKDVAEKPRGFARSLDPERIIGATDSSGELMFLMKWKDSDEADLVPAREANTRCPQVVISFYEERLTWHSCPEDETQ, encoded by the exons ATGGGCAAAAAGCAGACTATGAAGGGGAAGAAAGATTCTCAGGATCCACAGGAGGAACCTGAAGAGTTTGTGGTGGAGAAAGTGCTGGACCAGCGTCTTGTTAATGGGAAAGTGGAGTTCTTCTTGAAGTGGAAAGGATTTACAGA TGCTGATAATACCTGGGAGCCTGAAGAGAACCTGGACTGCCCAGAGCTGATTTCAGGATTTTTGGAAGCACAGAAGAACATCACAGAGAAGCCTGCCCCCGTCAAGAGGAAGGCATCGACTGACGAGCCAGCAGAGACGGAAGCAAAGAAGAAAGATGTG GCTGAAAAACCACGTGGCTTTGCTAGGAGCCTCGACCCAGAGCGGATCATTGGTGCAACAGACAGCAGCGGGgagttgatgtttttaatgaaatg GAAAGACTCAGATGAAGCAGACTTGGTCCCAGCCCGCGAGGCCAACACTCGCTGCCCTCAGGTGGTCATCTCCTTCTACGAGGAGAGACTGACATGGCATTCCTGTCCAGAGGATGAAACTCAGTAA
- the cbx3a gene encoding chromobox protein homolog 3a isoform X1, protein MHNMGKKQTMKGKKDSQDPQEEPEEFVVEKVLDQRLVNGKVEFFLKWKGFTDADNTWEPEENLDCPELISGFLEAQKNITEKPAPVKRKASTDEPAETEAKKKDVAEKPRGFARSLDPERIIGATDSSGELMFLMKWKDSDEADLVPAREANTRCPQVVISFYEERLTWHSCPEDETQ, encoded by the exons A TGCACAACATGGGCAAAAAGCAGACTATGAAGGGGAAGAAAGATTCTCAGGATCCACAGGAGGAACCTGAAGAGTTTGTGGTGGAGAAAGTGCTGGACCAGCGTCTTGTTAATGGGAAAGTGGAGTTCTTCTTGAAGTGGAAAGGATTTACAGA TGCTGATAATACCTGGGAGCCTGAAGAGAACCTGGACTGCCCAGAGCTGATTTCAGGATTTTTGGAAGCACAGAAGAACATCACAGAGAAGCCTGCCCCCGTCAAGAGGAAGGCATCGACTGACGAGCCAGCAGAGACGGAAGCAAAGAAGAAAGATGTG GCTGAAAAACCACGTGGCTTTGCTAGGAGCCTCGACCCAGAGCGGATCATTGGTGCAACAGACAGCAGCGGGgagttgatgtttttaatgaaatg GAAAGACTCAGATGAAGCAGACTTGGTCCCAGCCCGCGAGGCCAACACTCGCTGCCCTCAGGTGGTCATCTCCTTCTACGAGGAGAGACTGACATGGCATTCCTGTCCAGAGGATGAAACTCAGTAA